From a single Lolium rigidum isolate FL_2022 chromosome 7, APGP_CSIRO_Lrig_0.1, whole genome shotgun sequence genomic region:
- the LOC124676372 gene encoding psbP domain-containing protein 2, chloroplastic-like, whose product MPLVGAVGCPCRGPPLKLARRTQHPPPPPPLTRRAVSAASLLLTAIPFLASSPQLPVAFASETEAEAVGGGSAAVLELERYTDQDQGFTLLKPASWPKVEKAGATALFQQEGKGSNNIGVVVSPVRLSSLTDFGMPQFVADRLLQAEKKKESTKSAEVISTGERSGHDGLTVYEIEYSLDSTRGGMKRIFTAAFVASRKLYLLNVAHSDTEEKPLDKQTRLVLEKVLHSFDNV is encoded by the exons ATGCCACTCGTCGGCGCCGTCGGCTGCCCTTGCCGCGGCCCGCCGCTGAAGCTCGCCCGCCGCACCCAgcacccgcctcctcctccgcccctaaCCAGGCGGGCCGTTTCTGCCGCCTCGCTGCTCCTCACAGCCATCCCTTTCCTCGCCTCGTCACCGCAACTCCCCGTGGCCTTCGCATCGGAAACGGAGGCAGAAGCCGTGGGAGGAGGAAGCGCGGCGGTGCTGGAGCTGGAGCGGTACACCGACCAGGACCAGGGGTTCACCCTCCTCAAGCCCGCCTCATGGCCCAAG GTGGAGAAGGCCGGCGCGACGGCGCTGTTTCAGCAGGAAGGGAAGGGGAGTAACAACATCGGAGTTGTCGTCAGCCCTGTCCGCCTCTCCTCGCTGACGGATTTTGGTATGCCGCAGTTCGTCGCGGACAGGCTTCTGCAGGCAGAGAAGAAAAAG GAAAGTACCAAATCCGCGGAGGTGATTTCTACTGGAGAGAGATCAGGTCATGATGGCCTGACAGTGTACGAAATCGAGTACTCACTGGATAGCACCAGGGGAGGGATGAAGCGGATCTTCACGGCGGCCTTTGTTGCTTCTAGAAAGCTCTACCTGCTCAATGTAGCCCACTCTGATACCGAGGAGAAGCCCTTGGACAAGCAGACTAGACTTGTTCTTGAGAAAGTCCTCCATTCATTTGATAATGTATAG
- the LOC124673860 gene encoding probable L-ascorbate peroxidase 7, chloroplastic yields the protein MADRLAAAAALRAAAPARPSPSARRAGPSNSAFFPSSSSSSAARRLVSLRAAPSQKAKAAGRGRSVRCMAAASDAAQLKAARQDIRELLKTTHCHPILVRLGWHDSGTYDRNIKDWPERGGANGSLRFDVELKHGANAGLVNALKLVQPIKDKYPSITYADLFQLASATAIEEAGGPKLPMKYGRVDVTGPEQCPPEGKLPDAGPSAPADHLRAVFYRMGLDDKEIVALSGAHTLGRSRPERSGWGKPETKYTKNGPGAPGGQSWTPEWLKFDNSYFKEIKEKRDQDLLVLPTDAALFEDPTFKVYAEQYASDQEAFFKDYAEAHAKLSSLGSKFDPAEGFSLDD from the exons atggccgaccgcctcgccgcagccgccgccctccgcgccgccgctccggccCGCCCCTCCCCGTCCGCCCGCCGCGCCGGGCCATCCAACTCCGCCTTCttcccctcctcgtcctcgtcctccgcggctcgccgcctcgtcagcctccGCGCAGCGCCTTCCCAG AAGGCCAAGGCGGCGGGGAGGGGGCGGTCGGTGAGGTGCatggcggcggcgtcggacgcGGCGCAGCTCAAGGCCGCGCGCCAGGACATCAGGGAGCTGCTCAAAACAACCCACTGCCACCCCATCCTG GTTCGTCTGGGATGGCATGATTCTGGCACATATGACAGGAATATTAAGGATTGGCCAGAACGAGGTGGAGCTAATGGAAGTTTAAGATTTGATGTTGAATTGAAGCATGGAGCCAATGCCG GTTTGGTAAATGCTCTAAAGCTTGTGCAACCGATCAAGGACAAATATCCGAGCATCACTTACGCAGATTTATTCCAGTTGGCAAGTGCTACAGCAATTGAG GAAGCTGGTGGCCCAAAGCTTCCAATGAAGTATGGACGTGTTGATGTCACAGGACCTGAGCAGTGTCCACCAGAGGGGAAGCTTCCTG ATGCTGGCCCCAGTGCACCTGCTGACCACTTGAGGGCTGTATTCTACAGAATGGGCCTTGATGACAAG GAAATTGTTGCTTTATCTGGGGCACATACCCTTGGAAGGTCTAGGCCTGAACGGAGCGGCTGGGGGAAACCTGAAACAAAATATACT AAAAATGGCCCTGGTGCACCTGGTGGGCAATCGTGGACACCTGAATGGCTGAAGTTTGATAACAGTTACTTCAAG GAGATAAAAGAGAAGAGAGATCAGGATCTTCTGGTCTTGCCTACGGATGCCGCATTGTTTGAGGACCCAACATTCAAG GTCTATGCAGAGCAATACGCATCGGACCAAGAGGCATTCTTCAAAGACTATGCGGAGGCTCATGCTAAACTGAGCAGCCTGGGCTCAAAGTTCGATCCTGCCGAG GGATTCTCCTTGGACGATTAG